One window from the genome of Haliaeetus albicilla chromosome 26, bHalAlb1.1, whole genome shotgun sequence encodes:
- the TSPO2 gene encoding translocator protein 2 — protein sequence MWAYTVGFTVLPHVGGFLGWFINRKAIPVWYEKLKKPSWCPPRKMFPVAWTVLYTGMGYASYLIWNDLGGCSSKALVPLGLYGAQLALNWAWPPLFFGARNLKMALIDILCLDVLAIGTMCSWYRINKIATLLMVPYLGWLAMATCLTIHIWKDNPEQKPGKSE from the exons ATGTGGGCTTATACTGTTGGGTTTACTGTCCTGCCTCATGTTGGAGGTTTCCTTGGCTGGTTCATTAATCGAAAAGCAATACCTGTTtggtatgagaagctgaaaaaaccttCATGGTGTCCACCCCGCAAAATGTTCCCTGTTGCTTGGACTGTCCTCTACACTGGCATGGG CTATGCCTCCTACCTGATATGGAATGACCTgggtggctgcagcagcaaagctctCGTCCCACTTGGCCTCTACGGGGCTCAGCTGGCCTTGAACTGGGCTTGGCCTCCCCTCTTCTTTGGTGCACGTAACCTGAAGATG GCACTGATTGACATCCTGTGCTTGGACGTCCTGGCGATAGGCACGATGTGCTCCTGGTACCGCATTAACAAGATAGCAACGCTGCTGATGGTGCCTTACCTGGGCTGGCTGGCCATGGCGACTTGTCTCACAATCCACATCTGGAAGGACAACCCTGAGCAAAAACCAGGAAAGAGTGAATAA
- the BAK1 gene encoding bcl-2 homologous antagonist/killer isoform X1: MASGNDGDPPRAHRRRGSNRRRLSQELNSEDQVVEETEEVFRSYAFYRYQQEREERGEEVPMDPEIVEIQQELGSTGSLVGRRLAIIGDDINKRYDAEFRYMLKSLQPTKENVYEHFTRIASSLFESGINWGRVIALLGFGYRMAIHVYQHGTRGFLYWITRYVSEFMLRNRIAQWIAQQGGWVAALELDNVYMKYMLVVVALVMVGHLVVRRFFRP, translated from the exons ATGGCCTCAGGGAACGACGGTGACCCACCGAGGGCCCACAGACGCCGGGGAAGCAACAGGCGCAGGCTGTCACAAGAGCTCAACTCAG AAGACCAGGTGGtggaggagacggaggaggTGTTTCGGAGTTATGCCTTCTACCGCTACCaacaggagagagaggagagaggggaggaggtgcccATGGACCCAGAGATTGTAGAGatccagcaggagctgggcag CACCGGGAGCCTGGTAGGAAGGCGCCTGGCCATCATCGGTGACGACATTAATAAGCGGTACGATGCGGAGTTTCGCTACATGCTGAAATCCTTGCAGCCCACCAAGGAGAACGTCTATGAGCACTTCACCAGAATAGCCTCCAG CTTGTTCGAGAGCGGCATTAACTGGGGCCGGGTGATTGCGCTGCTGGGTTTCGGCTACCGCATGGCCATCCACGTCTACCAGCACGGCACAAGGGGTTTCCTCTACTGGATCACCCGCTACGTCTCGGAGTTCATGCTCCGCAACCGCATCGCCCAGTGGATCGCCCAGCAGGGAGGATGG GTGGCTGCACTCGAGCTGGACAATGTTTACATGAAGTACatgctggtggtggtggcccTGGTCATGGTGGGGCATTTAGTGGTACGACGCTTCTTCAGGCCCTAA
- the BAK1 gene encoding bcl-2 homologous antagonist/killer isoform X2: MASGNDGDPPRAHRRRGSNRRRLSQELNSDQVVEETEEVFRSYAFYRYQQEREERGEEVPMDPEIVEIQQELGSTGSLVGRRLAIIGDDINKRYDAEFRYMLKSLQPTKENVYEHFTRIASSLFESGINWGRVIALLGFGYRMAIHVYQHGTRGFLYWITRYVSEFMLRNRIAQWIAQQGGWVAALELDNVYMKYMLVVVALVMVGHLVVRRFFRP; encoded by the exons ATGGCCTCAGGGAACGACGGTGACCCACCGAGGGCCCACAGACGCCGGGGAAGCAACAGGCGCAGGCTGTCACAAGAGCTCAACTCAG ACCAGGTGGtggaggagacggaggaggTGTTTCGGAGTTATGCCTTCTACCGCTACCaacaggagagagaggagagaggggaggaggtgcccATGGACCCAGAGATTGTAGAGatccagcaggagctgggcag CACCGGGAGCCTGGTAGGAAGGCGCCTGGCCATCATCGGTGACGACATTAATAAGCGGTACGATGCGGAGTTTCGCTACATGCTGAAATCCTTGCAGCCCACCAAGGAGAACGTCTATGAGCACTTCACCAGAATAGCCTCCAG CTTGTTCGAGAGCGGCATTAACTGGGGCCGGGTGATTGCGCTGCTGGGTTTCGGCTACCGCATGGCCATCCACGTCTACCAGCACGGCACAAGGGGTTTCCTCTACTGGATCACCCGCTACGTCTCGGAGTTCATGCTCCGCAACCGCATCGCCCAGTGGATCGCCCAGCAGGGAGGATGG GTGGCTGCACTCGAGCTGGACAATGTTTACATGAAGTACatgctggtggtggtggcccTGGTCATGGTGGGGCATTTAGTGGTACGACGCTTCTTCAGGCCCTAA